From Candidatus Nanoarchaeia archaeon, the proteins below share one genomic window:
- a CDS encoding type II/IV secretion system ATPase subunit, whose translation MAILETYKVTADSVPATISIVSVSLQLVPQYEIIMPELDKGTEALLNHLSEELSPKIPLMGSMQKETFLKEAMEALTRRLPGQKESEIKILAGMLLHRMLGLGFLEILMKDNWLEEISINGSKQPISVYHKKYGWCKTTKTFGSEEEIYNIASQIGRKAGREINSLQPIMDAHLETGDRVAATLFPVSQENTITIRRFARNPWTPVHFIEAKTLSPEIASLLWQAMQYELNILIAGGTASGKTSMLNSICSFLPASQRIISIEDTREIRLPNELVWNWIPLSSRNRNPEGMGEVTMLDLMVASLRMRPDRIIVGEIRRKRQAESLFEAMHTGHSVYATMHADTAEQVRRRLTEPPMAIPSAELEALHLVVVQYRDRRKGVRRVLEVAEVLGNEGKIELNHLYRWRARGDSFEKVNESIRIQEELNLHTGMTPKEIEEDRRQKQVILQWMAANNVKEIDDVGRLMRIYYKDPLSIYQAAEKKKKIKDIL comes from the coding sequence ATGGCAATCCTCGAAACCTACAAAGTAACGGCAGATTCTGTGCCTGCAACTATCAGCATCGTCTCTGTAAGCCTCCAGCTTGTCCCGCAGTACGAGATCATCATGCCTGAGCTTGACAAGGGGACTGAGGCGCTGCTTAACCACCTTTCTGAGGAGCTTAGCCCAAAGATTCCGCTGATGGGCAGCATGCAAAAGGAGACGTTTCTGAAGGAAGCTATGGAAGCACTTACAAGGAGGCTTCCTGGCCAGAAGGAATCAGAGATCAAGATTCTGGCAGGAATGCTTCTGCACAGGATGCTCGGGCTCGGGTTCCTTGAGATCCTGATGAAAGATAACTGGCTTGAGGAGATCAGCATCAATGGCTCAAAGCAGCCGATCTCTGTCTACCATAAGAAGTACGGCTGGTGCAAGACAACCAAGACATTTGGTTCAGAAGAGGAAATATACAATATTGCCAGCCAGATCGGAAGAAAAGCAGGCAGAGAGATCAATTCCCTTCAGCCTATCATGGATGCGCATCTCGAAACAGGCGACCGGGTTGCTGCAACACTCTTCCCTGTTTCACAGGAAAACACAATTACAATACGGAGGTTTGCGAGGAACCCCTGGACCCCTGTCCACTTCATAGAGGCAAAGACGCTTTCTCCAGAGATTGCCAGCCTGCTTTGGCAGGCGATGCAGTATGAGCTGAATATCCTGATTGCAGGCGGAACTGCATCTGGCAAGACCTCGATGCTTAACTCCATCTGCAGTTTCCTGCCTGCGTCCCAGAGGATTATCAGCATTGAGGACACCCGGGAGATCAGGCTTCCAAATGAGCTGGTTTGGAACTGGATTCCCCTCTCCAGCAGGAACAGGAACCCTGAAGGGATGGGAGAGGTGACGATGCTGGACCTGATGGTTGCGTCTCTGAGGATGAGGCCTGACAGGATTATTGTGGGAGAGATACGCAGAAAGCGCCAGGCAGAGTCGCTGTTTGAGGCAATGCACACCGGCCATAGCGTCTATGCTACAATGCATGCAGACACTGCAGAGCAGGTCAGGCGCAGGCTGACTGAGCCCCCTATGGCTATCCCTTCAGCAGAGCTTGAAGCGCTCCACCTTGTTGTCGTGCAATACCGTGACAGGAGGAAAGGGGTGAGGAGAGTACTTGAAGTCGCGGAGGTCCTGGGGAATGAGGGCAAGATCGAGCTTAACCACCTCTACAGATGGCGCGCCAGGGGCGATTCCTTTGAGAAGGTGAATGAGAGCATCAGGATCCAGGAGGAGCTGAACCTCCATACCGGGATGACGCCAAAAGAGATTGAAGAAGACCGAAGACAGAAACAAGTCATTCTCCAGTGGATGGCTGCCAACAATGTCAAGGAGATCGATGATGTCGGAAGGCTTATGCGCATCTATTACAAGGATCCGCTGAGCATATACCAGGCAGCAGAGAAGAAAAAGAAAATCAAGGATATCCTATGA
- a CDS encoding type II secretion system F family protein codes for MMFILPKKIDASLSKPFRPLAAKMSQLIPYFREDVEGDEVEFLASSLLHGALYGLLFFLIFLPTKKPLLQLAGFALIISAVLLAAMLISPKIQAGKKAEQIEKHLIFGLKDLTLQVSSGIPLFTAVQNISQSGYGQASKEFEAITRHVNAGLPLEKALEKQGAQSRSAFLRKTIWQLVSTIKAGASIEGSLKSIIKELTQDQKRKIQDYGRELSLWSLLYMLFAVAIPSIGATLLVILSGFAGYGMSESAFIVFLAATFIIQIVLIGFVKSRRPVVTI; via the coding sequence ATGATGTTCATTCTTCCAAAAAAGATTGATGCTAGCCTTTCAAAGCCCTTCAGGCCGCTTGCCGCGAAGATGAGCCAGCTCATCCCGTATTTCAGGGAAGATGTAGAGGGTGATGAGGTTGAGTTTCTCGCGTCTAGCCTGCTGCATGGCGCACTCTATGGCCTTCTTTTTTTCCTCATATTCTTGCCGACAAAAAAGCCCCTGTTGCAGCTTGCCGGTTTTGCATTGATCATTTCCGCTGTATTGCTTGCGGCAATGCTGATCTCCCCCAAGATCCAGGCGGGCAAGAAGGCTGAGCAGATTGAAAAGCACCTTATCTTCGGCCTGAAGGACCTCACATTGCAGGTCAGTTCTGGAATTCCGCTCTTCACAGCAGTACAAAATATCAGCCAGTCTGGCTATGGCCAGGCCTCAAAAGAGTTTGAAGCAATCACTCGGCATGTTAACGCAGGCCTGCCTCTTGAAAAGGCGCTCGAGAAGCAGGGAGCCCAGTCAAGGTCAGCGTTTCTGAGAAAGACCATCTGGCAGCTTGTGAGCACGATCAAAGCCGGGGCGAGCATTGAGGGATCCCTGAAATCGATTATTAAAGAGCTCACCCAGGACCAAAAAAGGAAAATACAGGATTATGGAAGGGAATTAAGCCTCTGGTCTCTGCTGTATATGCTCTTTGCAGTTGCAATTCCAAGCATTGGAGCGACGCTGCTCGTTATCCTTTCAGGATTTGCCGGCTATGGAATGTCAGAATCGGCATTCATTGTTTTCCTTGCAGCCACATTCATCATCCAGATTGTCCTGATCGGTTTTGTCAAGTCACGGAGGCCTGTAGTAACGATATGA